A single region of the Oryzias latipes chromosome 21, ASM223467v1 genome encodes:
- the LOC101174644 gene encoding uncharacterized protein LOC101174644 yields MDAQIAKTTQSLTTAAEMRNTTQMLMHPNANWEEYLAPAPLSIAIMGELVFISSITDFSINKNPPKDGFKFIKYPDSFRASLMQICNSGWHAFNLAHKNMNQIRIHTFTVPDYMKAAVKILFQGNDEILETLLPNQLENIRNIADECVVLAEGVEKKYADVINIIQELLEACINAEHFHGEELEKVRMKLKENTLKEQTAKELNERSKKAMEAMSKELEETQEQYKKSMDSMPSGWEMIGMDFVEGLTSPLKMLSSISASISVKVQKMTSGSETNFDDGGDDVDMVSEMKILSRSGQILNLASSFRQFISEEGINWKEIYDQKKKYANTTWIQKQFERNYEELEDLPRSKVRETALCLCQRGIYIGEQLAIYAPDQACDKKTTLKLIKDTKKLYEDALKLDCKSKKMSGSPALNPKPPMMFKAQENSGSQSASQRATENARFRIEQNREQLKQTRESYEKAVQNMEQNQRELTEILIEMQNCKIKETDFETTIKMLVKGMDAMGRVKEQWEKMVRFFQMVATIVKTSLGTTLHNFVKTSEDTKKLSYNSKLFAKDLLYNQAFEASNIASLVHMISGTYCEVSSMYLMDRVSSLGKLMAMDKEKPEFMQERMKLQMSCQEAQDGIMHLVLKNKNEFQRKMDARMAQIEGGLKAILPSTPPTETERIKEIVQIGFGDEEENYY; encoded by the coding sequence ATGGACGCCCAAATTGCAAAGACCACCCAGAGTCTGACCACAGCGGCAGAGATGAGGAACACCACCCAGATGTTGATGCACCCCAATGCAAACTGGGAGGAATACCTGGCTCCTGCTCCTCTCTCCATTGCCATCATGGGGGAGCTGGTCTTCATCTCATCAATCACTGATTTCTCCATCAACAAGAATCCCCCAAAAGATGggttcaagttcataaagtACCCAGACTCCTTTAGGGCTAGTCTCATGCAAATCTGTAACTCAGGCTGGCACGCATTCAATTTAGCCCACAAGAACATGAATCAAATCCGGATTCATACCTTCACTGTTCCAGATTATATGAAAGCAGCAGTCAAGATTCTGTTTCAAGGAAATGATGAAATCCTTGAAACTCTTCTCCCAAACCAGCTGGAAAACATCCGCAACATTGCAGACGAATGTGTGGTGCTAGCAGAGGGCGTTGAAAAGAAGTATGCAGATGTTATTAATATAATCCAGGAGCTGCTGGAAGCCTGTATCAATGCTGAACACTTTCATGGAGAAGAGCTGGAGAAGGTCAGGATGAAACTTAAAGAGAATACATTGAAAGAACAGACTGCAAAGGAGCTAAATGAACGATCCAAGAAAGCAATGGAGGCCATGTCAAAGGAGCTGGAAGAGACACAAGAACAGTACAAGaagtccatggattccatgccATCAGGGTGGGAGATGATTGGCATGGATTTTGTTGAAGGACTGACATCCCCTTTGAAAATGCTCAGTTCAATTTCAGCATCCATCTCCGTCAAAGTTCAAAAAATGACTAGTGGCTCAGAGACTAACTTTGATGATGGAGGTGACGATGTAGACATGGTTTCAGAAATGAAAATTTTGAGCAGGTCAGGACAAATTCTGAATCTCGCATCATCATTCAGACAGTTTATAAGTGAAGAAGGAATCAACTGGAAGGAGATCTATGATCAGAAGAAGAAGTATGCAAATACTACATGgattcaaaaacagtttgaaagaaATTATGAAGAATTGGAGGATCTTCCAAGAAGTAAAGTAAGGGAAACTGCTCTATGTCTCTGCCAAAGAGGGATTTACATCGGTGAACAGTTGGCAATATATGCACCAGATCAGGCATGTGATAAGAAAACGACACTCAAGCTGATTAAAGACACAAAGAAGCTGTATGAAGATGCCTTAAAGTTAGactgtaaaagcaaaaaaatgtctggTTCTCCAGCTTTGAACCCCAAACCCCCAATGATGTTCAAAGCACAGGAGAACTCTGGAAGTCAGTCTGCCAGCCAGAGAGCAACAGAGAACGCTCGTTTCCGCATCGAGCAAAACCGAGAACAACTGAAGCAAACCAGAGAGTCGTACGAGAAGGCTGTACAGAACATGGAGCAGAATCAAAGAGAACTGACTGAGATCCTGATTGAGATGCAGAACTGCAAGATCAAAGAGACTGACTTTGAAACCACCATCAAAATGCTGGTCAAAGGGATGGATGCCATGGGTAGAGTGAAGGAGCAGTGGGAGAAGATGGTCCGCTTCTTCCAGATGGTGGCCACCATTGTGAAAACCAGCCTTGGAACCACGCTGCACAATTTTGTGAAGACATCTGAAGACACAAAGAAACTGTCCTACAACTCTAAGCTCTTTGCCAAAGACTTGCTGTACAATCAGGCCTTTGAAGCCTCCAACATCGCCAGTCTGGTCCACATGATCTCAGGGACCTACTGTGAAGTGTCCAGCATGTACCTGATGGACAGAGTTAGCAGCTTGGGTAAGCTTATGGCCATGGACAAGGAGAAGCCGGAGTTCATGCAAGAGAGGATGAAGCTGCAGATGTCCTGCCAAGAAGCTCAAGATGGTATCATGCATTTGGTCCTGAAGAACAAGAACGAATTTCAAAGGAAGATGGATGCCAGGATGGCCCAAATTGAGGGAGGGCTCAAAGCCATTCTGCCCTCTACTCCACCAACGGAGACAGAAAGAATCAAAGAAATAGTTCAAATTGGGTTTGGAGATGAAGaagaaaattattactga
- the LOC110017441 gene encoding C-type lectin domain family 2 member L-like gives MEAIYENAEPKVPVCQISVTNPPASIKSNRRFYLCVITFMVMLSVLLLAGLVILGLLWKKGCPEKWIRFGSSCYFFSGESKTWDEARESCRAIEADLVVINTKEENMTPPLR, from the exons ATGGAAGCCATTTATGAAAATGCTGAACCTAAAGTTCCTGTCTGCCAGATTTCTGTAACAAATCCACCAG CTTCCATCAAGTCCAACAGGAGATTCTATCTCTGTGTTATTACTTTCATGGTGATGCTGAGTGTTCTTCTTCTGGCTGGACTCGTCATTCTTGGCCTCCTCT GGAAAAAAGGATGTCCTGAGaaatggatcagatttggtTCTTCTTGTTACTTCTTCTCTGGAGAGTCTAAGACCTGGGATGAAGCAAGAGAGTCCTGCAGAGCCATAGAAGCTGATCTGGTGGTGATAAACACCAAAGAGGAAAAT atgaccccacccttacgttga
- the LOC110017405 gene encoding C-type lectin domain family 4 member E-like isoform X1 — protein METIYENFESKDPVCKFSDSNPPASIKSNRRCYLGVITFMVMLSVLLLAGLIIVCLLYGDSVRHLSEISDSKDNLIEHLNAVIERMNSSLIETTKKLMDWKTGCPEKWIRFGSSCYFFSGESKSWDEAREFCRTKEADLVVMNSKEENEFISKLNKQKFWIGLSDRDLEGTWKWVDGSSLDLQFWASGQPDNHKGGEDCGHMLAYFESPGLWNDVQCSFAMQWICEKEEMLFV, from the exons ATGGAAACCATTTATGAAAATTTTGAATCTAAAGATCCTGTCTGCAAATTTTCTGACTCAAATCCACCAG CTTCCATCAAGTCCAACAGGAGATGCTATCTCGGTGTTATTACTTTCATGGTGATGCTGAGTGTTCTTCTTCTGGCTGGACTCATCATTGTCTGCCTCCTCT ATGGTGACTCAGTAAGACATTTGTCAGAAATCTCTGACAGCAAAGACAATTTGATTGAGCATCTGAATGCTGTCATTGAGAGGATGAATTCCAGCCTCATTGAAACAACCAAGAAGCTGATGGACT GGAAAACAGGATGTCCTGAGaaatggatcagatttggtTCCTCTTGTTACTTCTTCTCTGGAGAGTCAAAGTCCTGGGATGAAGCAAGAGAGTTCTGCAGAACCAAAGAAGCTGATCTGGTGGTGATGAACAGCAAAGAGGAAAAT gaatttatttctaaattgaACAAGCAAAAGTTTTGGATTGGATTGTCTGACAGAGACTTGGAGGGGACCTGGAAATGGGTTGATGGAAGTTCTCTGGATCTGCA GTTCTGGGCGTCTGGTCAGCCTGATAATCATAAAGGAGGTGAAGACTGTGGACATATGTTAGCATATTTTGAATCTCCGGGACTCTGGAATGATGTTCAATGTAGCTTTGCAATGCAGTGGATctgtgaaaaagaagaaatgctatttgtttga
- the LOC110017405 gene encoding C-type lectin domain family 10 member A-like isoform X2 produces METIYENFESKDPVCKFSDSNPPASIKSNRRCYLGVITFMVMLSVLLLAGLIIVCLLYGDSVRHLSEISDSKDNLIEHLNAVIERMNSSLIETTKKLMDWKTGCPEKWIRFGSSCYFFSGESKSWDEAREFCRTKEADLVVMNSKEENEFISKLNKQKFWIGLSDRDLEGTWKWVDGSSLDLQFWASGQPDNHKGELQWGSKGPHVAPEPQVADPCFRR; encoded by the exons ATGGAAACCATTTATGAAAATTTTGAATCTAAAGATCCTGTCTGCAAATTTTCTGACTCAAATCCACCAG CTTCCATCAAGTCCAACAGGAGATGCTATCTCGGTGTTATTACTTTCATGGTGATGCTGAGTGTTCTTCTTCTGGCTGGACTCATCATTGTCTGCCTCCTCT ATGGTGACTCAGTAAGACATTTGTCAGAAATCTCTGACAGCAAAGACAATTTGATTGAGCATCTGAATGCTGTCATTGAGAGGATGAATTCCAGCCTCATTGAAACAACCAAGAAGCTGATGGACT GGAAAACAGGATGTCCTGAGaaatggatcagatttggtTCCTCTTGTTACTTCTTCTCTGGAGAGTCAAAGTCCTGGGATGAAGCAAGAGAGTTCTGCAGAACCAAAGAAGCTGATCTGGTGGTGATGAACAGCAAAGAGGAAAAT gaatttatttctaaattgaACAAGCAAAAGTTTTGGATTGGATTGTCTGACAGAGACTTGGAGGGGACCTGGAAATGGGTTGATGGAAGTTCTCTGGATCTGCA GTTCTGGGCGTCTGGTCAGCCTGATAATCATAAAGGAG aGCTACAGTGGGGGAGTAAAGgaccacatgtggctccggagcctcaggttgcagatccCTGTTTTAGACGATGA